The DNA region CGAGTGGAGACTTAGGGAGAGGCCGATCGCAATCAGCAACACAACAAACTTGCTCAGGTTCCTGGAATTTTGATTTAAATCTCGATAAATCCAAACCATTAAAAAGGAATAGGCAAAAATGCCTGGTAAGAGATAGCGCTGAGAGATGCCAGATTTTGCATACAGTACCACTTGAGGCACGGTAATAAGCAGGAACAGAGTGATGGGAGCGATGGCTTTTTTCAGGACCTGAGACAGTACTTTTTTCAGCAGAACAGGATTTCGTAATTGAGCAGCATCCGTAATCTGACTAAAGACCATCAGGCACAGACCAATCAGAATAATCCACCAGTTGCCATGAGTACTGAGGCTGACTGTTGCCCTCCAAATTGCCTGGAAGTTGAATCCCTCAAAGCCTGCATACCCAATTTCTGGAGTTGTGCCAACGAAGTATTTGACAAATAATAACTCTGCCAGACAGACCAATAGGAGAACAGCGGTGGACAAGCTGTGTCTTAAGACTGCTTTTCGCCAGGAACCAACAACCGTTTTAGCCAACCAAATTTGCAAAAATGCGATCGCAGGCAGTAGCAGAATAAAATTCTCTTTGGACAAAGACATGAGAATGGCACAAAAAACTCCTGCGGCTTCATAGAGTCTGTTGTGTTTTGCGGCGGTAATACCAAGAGCAATTAACAGCAGACTCAGCGATAGCATGAAGGTTGCGATCGTTTCAGCAGGGCCAAGATACCACCAAACGGCTGACTGAGCGCCAAAGGTAATCAGAAATGCAAATATTAAAGCTTCTGGAATTGAAAATTTGAGCAGGCGACCAAAAATAAATAGAAAAAAGGTGGTGAAAACAGCCAGTAAGCCTGTGTAAATTGACCATAGAAAGAAGTGAATTCCTAGCAGCTTGGTCTGCAGAATGCGATGAATAAAGTAGAAGGTTCTAAACCGCCCAGTTGCATGATCCTCAACTAACCATTGCTGGATCACTTGCGGAACAGTCATTTGCTTAGTTGTCAGATGGTAATGAATCGCGACAATGTCATGATCATCCATAAAGTGAAACCCAGAAAATAAAGTTCCACTGGTAATAAATATGAGAAACCAGAACGCTAGAATTCCCAGAAATACAACCCAATTGGGATGAGTTTGAAAGCATGAAATTACTCTAGACTTCAACATCAGCCGATAGACCTAATTATTGGTAGGATGGGTTGGCAAAGCGTAAACCTATTGGTTCTCCCGTTAGTACTGTGATAACTTTATTTAGAGACTGTTTGTAAATGACTATTAAGCAGTTTTTGCATTCCATGTTCGACGATTCTTTGTTAATCTCCGCAGCATTAACCGAATCATGACGACATAAATCATTCCCTCGTGATTTTCAGGCAACCGTTCATAGTCCCGCATGAGGATGCGAGCATTTTCTAGCCAACTCCAAGTCCGTTCGACAATCCAACGTTTCGATTCGACTTGAAAGCCTTTCGCGTCCGATGCTCGTTGACTCAACTCGACTTCAACCAATCGCTGCTGCTGACCAAAAAAGTGCTGAATCAATGCCCCCAAATCCCCTCGGTATCCTTGGTCTGCCAGGACTTTGGTAATCCGCCCAAACATCTCTAACACCCAGACCAAAACGGCAGGGGCCGCCTTCACATCCGGGGTGTTGGCAGCAGTGACATAACACCCTAACACGAGTCCCACTACATCCACCACGATATGGCGTTTACGTCCTTTCACTTTCTTGTTGCCATCTACACCCTGTTCCTCTCCGCCTCGTTGTCCAAGTTTGACGGACTGGCTATCGATGATCGTTAAACTCGGTTCTTTCTCTCGTCCTTCACTGACCCGAACTTGTTGCACTAAAACTGAGTTGATCTGTTCCCAGATCCCGAGCCGGATCCACAGACGATAGTAGCCATAGACCGTTTGCCAGGCCGGAAATTCCCTGGGTAAGGCACGCCATTTGACCCCGTTATCCGCTCGATAGAAGATGGCATTGAGTACCTCTCGCAAATCCACTTCTCGCAGCTTGCCAACGGGCTTCTCACCGGGTAACAGGGGGGCAATCACTTGCCATTCCCGGTCTGTAAGGTCTGTGTCATAGTAGGGCTGACTCATAAGCGAACGCTTCGTTGGATCGGTTTTCTTTGATATCCCTCATCCCCTGACTAAAGTGTCACCCGCTTCATATATGTTTACAAACAGTCTCTTAATCAGAGAAGCAGGCTAATAGTCTTTCTCGAAAATTGTTGAAATTGACAAAGCCATAAGCTTGCCGTTTAATCAATTTAATTCGGTTGTTGATTCCCTCCATTGCGCCACTCGTTGTGCGATTCCGAAAGTAGTTGCTAATCCCATCTAAATGGTTACGAATCGTTGTGCTTGCTTCACTATAGACGACTCGCGCTTGATCGAGCCACCCTTGGATCTGACGCTTGCCTTCCTCAACGGTTAATGGTTGTTCATAAATCGCGCGAAACTCTTCTTTCCACTCATAGGCTTTTCCTAATCGCTTTGACCGTTTCAGAATCTCTTCTAACTTTGTCTTTTCTTCTGCTGTTAAATCCTTGCCATTCTTGAGCAAAATGAATTTGCCACCTCGGTCTGATACACCCGATTGTCTACGAATTTTATTTAACTCCTCATTGACTAATTTCATGACATGAAAGCGGTCAATCACTACCACGGCATTGGGAAACACTTTCTTGACTACCTTTGGGAACCCTCCCCACATATCCACGCTCACCTCTTCAACTTTTGCACGCACCTCTATGGGCTGCTGCTTCAGGGTTTCAATAATGTCTTCCTGTTGGTGACTGTCAATCACTTCAATCAATTTCCCGGCCTCAACGTCGCCGATAACGGTGGCGAAGTTTTGATGCCCTTTCCGCTTGCTGATTTCATCAATCCCAATGCGTTTGACTCCTGCCCATCCCGTGTTTTTTTCTGTGCATACTGATGCTTGAAAATCCCTTCAATGCGCTCAAAGCTTAATCCTTCTACGCGACCCACTTGCTCCATACTTGACAGTTGTACTTGCTGGTAAATATGCTCCTCATAGCGTCGAGTGTACTGCCGTCCTGCGTCCATAAATGTCAATGACTCAGTAAAATAACGTTGGCAATCACGACAATAAAACTGACGACGAGGAATTTTCAAATAAGTGACTTGGCCAAAAATCGATAGGTCTCGAATCAAAATCGGACGGTTTTGATGCAACTCTGAACTTAATTTCTTACAGTGTGGACAGCTAGATTCTTGATTGAGCAAGCGCAACTTTAAGTACACTTCATTGTCTTTTTGAATGCAATTTTCAACCGTAACGTGAGGGAAGTTAAGCAATCTATCAAGATGTATGTCCATTGGCGCAATCCCTGACTGAAAGTATCATATTATACGATTTTCACCCCGGATCCGGAAGAGCCAACCTATTTAGAACGTTGGCACATTTCTTTGTAAGCCTGTTCCATCTCACGGGTAAACTGCTTCGCATTCCAGAGAGGCGCAGTGCGGCGGGACTGGAGCAGTTGCCAGTGAATCTGTTGCCGGAGGGTAGCATCCGTTCCCAGCCGCACGCCCCATTCCACATATTCCGCATCTGTCCAGGCAATTCCTGCTTTCACCCCGACATTCATCAGCATCGTATAGCTGTTGCGGGCGGCGAACTGTTCACCTACCCGCGTTACCAAAGGAATGCCCATCCACAATGTTTCCAGCGTTGTCGTAGCGCCGTTATAGGGATAGGTATCCAGCACCACATCCGCGATCGCTAAGTTAGCCCGATGTTCTGCTTCTCTGGCTGTATTGGCAAGAAAACGCAGGCGATCAGGATTTACTCCTTCTTCCTCTGCTATGTGAGCAAAGAACTCCTGAATTGATTTTTCATCGGCAAACCCTTTGATGAAAAAGTAACTATTGGGAACTTGCTTCAGGATTTGCATTTGCAGTCTGACGGTATCGCGATGTCGTTTACAGCCACTTTGAGAACTGAGATACACGATCGCATCAGCCGGAACTCCCAGATCATCTCGCCGCAGTGTTGGCACCTCAACTTCAAACCCATCTACGGCGATGTAGGTATTCGGCAATCGCCAGATGGTTTCCGGGTAATACTCCTGTGCCCAATCGGGAAGCACGTAAGGGTCAGCAATGAAGTAATCGATCGTAGAAATCCCGGCGGCATCCCAGCCTAGCCAGGTGGCCTGTACGGGAGCTGGTTTCAGGGCCATAATTTCGCAGGTCACATCCAGAGTCAGGCTATCCAGATCAATCAAAATATCCAGATCGTCTGCGTAGATGCGATCGGCCAGATCATGTGGATTATCTGGACAGTCGATTCCCATACGACAGGTATGCTCCATCTGGCTGAGATACCAGTCGTTCAGATAATCCCCTGGCCGATTAATGATGAAATAGCCATGCAGATCCACCTGATCGCGATCGTGATACTGCAACAGCCAGCGAGCCAGCCAGCCGACAGAGTGTTGCAGCATACAGTGAGAAACATAACCCACCTTCAGCCGTCGATCGGAGGTTGTGACCTTTGCAGAAGCTGCCCTGGACTGGCGATAGTGAGCAATGCGCTGACTGGCATACTGCTCCACATTCCTCTGGCAAAACTGCATCACCTGATTCTGGATCGTGCGATTTTGCCGCAGGTCATCCGAGAAGTAGGGAAAGTAAAACGGTGAATTGAACAGCCGCACCGCGTAACCGGAACGCAGATCGACAGGCTGCTCTGCACATAAAGTTGCCAGTAATTGACGATGATCGGCGATCGCCGCGACTGATTCTTCCCATCGTCCGCCTGCTGATACCAAGGCCCGCAGCAGCAGTTTATTGGAGAAGGTTTTTTCTATGGTTTGCTCCGCTAACGCCAGGTGGGACTGGGCCACTGCGATCGCCAGATCATATTCTTGGGCTTTCTGATAGAAAACAGACAGGTTCCATAACACTTCCAGATTATCCGGATCCAACTTCCGGTACTCCTCGAACAGATGAGCTGCTAACAGGGGGTAGCGTAGGGTATAAGCAATTTTCATCCCCGCCGCAATCAGAAGTTGTAACAGCGCATCGGTAGCGGATAGGTGCTGGAAACAGGCGGCTGTAAACTCAACGGCGATTTTGTCCGGCGGTAGACGATCCAGAACGACTTCCAGCGTTTTTGATAAGAGCGTGACAGGTACACCCCCTTGAAAGGCTTCTAAAACTGGAATCACGTTCCATTCTCGGATTTCGTCTCCGGTTAATTGCTCTAAGGCCGCAGAAAGCTGGATGAGATGGAGCAGATTTGTCAGGTTTTCGGGAAAAATCTCCCGTAAATGCTGACGAATCACCCAGGCTAATTGATGGTTATTGAGGGCTTGCTGGCGATCGGCTTCTGTTTCCAACACTTGCATTAGTTCTGCCGCCCACTGGTCGATCTCATCCGATTCTCCCTCTGCCAGAGCGACTAACCAGGTTGCCTGAGCTTCAGCCTCTTCTCCCTGCAGCAACAGCATTAATCCTAAATGCCAGTAATGGGATTTGACCTCCGGTTCTGCGTCAATAGCCTGACTGTACAACTCTACAGCTTTCCTATACTGACCCTGTTGCCAGCAGTTCAGCGCTTGCTCATGCCAATTAACGATCGTGCCAACTGGGGATTCAGAACTCATAGGACTAACCAAACTTACAGGTAGGGGGATAAGCGTCAACGTAACGCACCGCTATAGTTTGCACCATTCAAGTACAAAACTTACAGTCTGACCGAGATCTCCGGGTTCTGCATCAAGTCCTCTACCGAGGATAGGCAGAGCCTGGCACGCCCATTCAAATCAGCCAGAATGACCGGATGGGCACGGTGTTTCCCTTTGCTCATCCTACGTTTTTTCCAATTTGCAAGCAGTCTATTGCGCGAAGCGATGGAGCATATCCTTAAGGCAGTGTTCTAACCTTAGTGACGACTGCGATCACTTGCCAGGTTCTGACAGAACAATTCCTTGCCGCAGGGCAGTAAGGGTTCAGTGACATCGTGTTCATGCGAAATTAAGGGATGAACTCCGTTACCACTCGCCCCCCGCTAACGATCACCTGTTGGTCTTTAATGCCACCTGTGGCTTTTGGCCCACTGACATTGAGCGGGGGGGTAGCCTGACGATAGGTGACATTGCCATCGGCCTCAAATGCTTGAGTATCGAGATTCCAGACCAGGCGATCGGCCTTGACAAAGGATTGCCGGGGGCCACCGGAGCCGTTCACGTTACCCACCAGATTCAGAATTTTAGTATTCAAGTTCAGATCGCCCTGATTTCCCACCAGTGTGAAGCCTTCCCTAGAATTGACGATCGTAATCGGTTGAGTAGAGGAAATAATTCTTTCTTTGATTCGCCAGAGCACTTGATTCCCAGAAACCTGCAGCGGCGGATTGGTAATAGAGACTTGAGCGGTCTGTTTCAGCGTTACCACTTGAGTTTTGATATCCATTTCCCCACTGGCGGCTGTGGCTCGATCGCTGACTACCTTGTTCTCATAACGCTCGACCTGCAGTGGGCGATCGCTCAACAGTTTCTGTTTTTCCACCAGCCACACGACTCGCTCAGCCGCGAACTTGGCCGCTGGATCTTGGGCCTCTGCCACCACCTTGCCTTCCAGTTCTAGCCGCCGTTTTCGGGTTAAATACTTACCTGCCTGAGCCGACGCTTTCACATTCTTGCGAGTACCGGATACGGTGTTGCGGATCAGTACTATATCTTCCCTGGGTCGCCATTCCAATTCATTTCCCTGCATGGTTAGCCCATCGCGGGTATCCACGGCCTTGATATTTCCTCTCAAGAAAATCCGCTGACCATCCTGAAATATCTCTCCACCGTCGGCAGAGACCTTGAGAATCGCTTTGCCATCCTGGTAAAACTCACCCTTGGGTTTCTGAATCTTTGCCCTTTTTTTATCTCGACTATAGCTGGCTTGTTCGGCTTTCACCTTCCACCACAAGCGGCCTTGTTTATCAAACTCTTCCAGCGTGACGGCGTTAAAAGTCAGATCCGTATCAAAATTTTCCTTCTCAAGACTTTGAGTATCCTCCGCCAGCTTTTTTTGAGCGCGGTTAAAGTTGCCACAGCCTCCTGTAACTATGGTTAGAGTTGTGATCAATAGTCCCAGCGTCAGCAGGTTGACCCAAGGCCAGGATTTAGATCGCAACGAACGGCTCAAACGAATCACCAATGGCTTCACTTACTGGACTTTGGACATTAGACCACAAAACCCGGCCAAAAGTTCACGGGTCAGAATGGCATATCAGAAGGAGGAAAGAAGGCTTTTATCAGCAGAATTCAGTCTTCTTGTATGTCATCGATCAAGCCAATGCTGGACAGAGGCCGATAGGTATAACTCCGAGAAATTTTCTGGATATCTTCCTTAATGCTGTCCAGGTCAATGTAGCGGTCTGCAACATTGATCAGGCTGTCACTGGTCATCGATCGCAGGCTCACCACTTCAACCCTAACTCCCCGGTAGCTCACGGCATTCACGGCATAGGCCAGATCACCGTCCCCACTGACCAATACCGCTGTGTCGTAGGATCCGACAAGGGACATCATATCCACCGCGATCTCTACATCCAGATTGGCTTTTTTGGAGCCGTCGGGCAGTTGCACCAGATCCTTAGAAATCACCCGATACCCATTGCGACGCATCCACAGCAGAAATCCCTGTTGTTTCTCATTCGTGCGATCGACTCCAGTGTAGAAAAACGATCGCAACAGGCGGGAACCCGCTGTTAGGCGACAAAGGAGTTTGGTGTAATCAATTTCAATTCCCAGTTGTAAAGCCGCATAGAAAAGATTGGAGCCATCAATAAAAATAGCAACCCGGCCCCGATTCTCCAATACCTGTTGCGGTGTAAAAACCGATTCATTCGTTTCATAATTGTGATTGCTGTTTAACATAGCGAGATAGCCTCAGTTTATTAAATGTACGGTTTGTTTATGGCTGGTGGGGGTTATTGAGTAACTAAAATAACTCAGAGCGTTTGAGTAGAAACAGTTTCTTAAAGTTCAAGGCGTTGAAAGACAGGCTGGGGGTCTCCTAGAACCTGCCCTTCAGGAAGGCATCCCCAACGGGCATGGGCATTAAAAGGAGCAAGCTGATGAATTTCAGATTGCTGATTAAAGTCAATTGAAAAACCCAACTGACGATAAATCGAGGTACTCACCGTTGGAATGATCGGAGCCAGTAAATAAGCCGCTAACCTCACGGCCTCCAAAACAGTGTAAAGAATATGACCGACAGCCTCTTGTTGTCCCTGTTTATACAATGACCAGGGAGCCTGTTCATCAATATACTTGTTTCCTGAGCGAACGAGAGTCAGGATGACTTCACAGGCTTCACTAAAGGCCAGACGTTCGTAGGAGTGAGTCACGCGATCGCCCAGATCATACCCAAGGGCTACTAGGGGATTGTCAGACCAATCCTTCGGTGGAGCAGGCATTTGGCCATCACAATACTTGTGAACCATTTTCAACGTCCGGTTCAGCAAGTTCCCCAGGTCATTCGCCAGATCGGCATTGAGAATATTGACAAAGCGAGTTTGGTTAAAATCCCCATCCCGACCGAATTCAATTTCCTTCAAGAAGTAATATCGCACCGCATCTGGGCCATACTGCTGCACCAACTCAAAGGGATCCAGGGTATTGCCCGTGGATTTTCCCATCTTTTGTCCATCTTTTGTCAAGTGACCATGACCGAAGACCTGACCGGGCAGGGGCAAGCCAGCAGACATCAGCATCGCAGGCCAGTAAACGGCATGAAATCGCAAAATATCCTTGCCAATCAGGTGCAGGTTGATTGGCCACCAGCGAGCCAGAGCGTTTTCCAGGGTAGGTTTCTCTCCTGGTTCCAGTAAAGCGGTTACATACCCCAACAGGGCATCAAACCAGACATAAAGCGTATGACTGGGATCGGATGGAACGGGGATCCCCCAATCCACATTCACCCGCGAAATGGAGAAGTCTTGCAATCCCTGGCTCACAAAGCTAATCACTTCATTGCGGCGGCTTTCCGGTTGGATAAACTCAGGCTGATCGGCATAGAGTTGCTCTAACTTGCTCTGGTAGTTAGATAGGCGGAAGAAATAATTTCGCTCATCCCGCCATTCCGCTTCTGTATTGGGGTGGATGGGGCAGCGGTGTTGCTCTAGCAGTTCCCGTTCTTCTTTAAATTCTTCGCAGGCCACACAATACCAGCCAGTCTGCTGCCCCAGATAGATATCGCCTTGATCCCAGACCCGCTGAAAAAACTCTTTGACGATCGCTTCATGCCGGGGATCCGTAGTACGAATGAAGCGATCGCACTGAATCTCTAGAAGTTGCCAGAGGGACTTAAATTCTGCAACAACGCGATCGCAATGCTCCTGGGGAGGGCAACCCGCTGCTTCTGCTGCCCGCTGAATTTTCTGTCCATGCTCGTCTGTACCCGTGACAAACAGGACGGGCTTTCCCCTTAACCGCTGAAAGCGAGCCAGAACATCTGCGGCGATCGTGGGATAAGCACTTCCGACATGAGGAAG from Leptodesmis sichuanensis A121 includes:
- a CDS encoding IS5 family transposase — its product is MSQPYYDTDLTDREWQVIAPLLPGEKPVGKLREVDLREVLNAIFYRADNGVKWRALPREFPAWQTVYGYYRLWIRLGIWEQINSVLVQQVRVSEGREKEPSLTIIDSQSVKLGQRGGEEQGVDGNKKVKGRKRHIVVDVVGLVLGCYVTAANTPDVKAAPAVLVWVLEMFGRITKVLADQGYRGDLGALIQHFFGQQQRLVEVELSQRASDAKGFQVESKRWIVERTWSWLENARILMRDYERLPENHEGMIYVVMIRLMLRRLTKNRRTWNAKTA
- a CDS encoding ISL3 family transposase, whose product is MGIDEISKRKGHQNFATVIGDVEAGKLIEVIDSHQQEDIIETLKQQPIEVRAKVEEVSVDMWGGFPKVVKKVFPNAVVVIDRFHVMKLVNEELNKIRRQSGVSDRGGKFILLKNGKDLTAEEKTKLEEILKRSKRLGKAYEWKEEFRAIYEQPLTVEEGKRQIQGWLDQARVVYSEASTTIRNHLDGISNYFRNRTTSGAMEGINNRIKLIKRQAYGFVNFNNFRERLLACFSD
- a CDS encoding transposase family protein — translated: MDIHLDRLLNFPHVTVENCIQKDNEVYLKLRLLNQESSCPHCKKLSSELHQNRPILIRDLSIFGQVTYLKIPRRQFYCRDCQRYFTESLTFMDAGRQYTRRYEEHIYQQVQLSSMEQVGRVEGLSFERIEGIFKHQYAQKKTRDGQESNALGLMKSASGKGIKTSPPLSATLRPGN
- a CDS encoding O-linked N-acetylglucosamine transferase, SPINDLY family protein, encoding MSSESPVGTIVNWHEQALNCWQQGQYRKAVELYSQAIDAEPEVKSHYWHLGLMLLLQGEEAEAQATWLVALAEGESDEIDQWAAELMQVLETEADRQQALNNHQLAWVIRQHLREIFPENLTNLLHLIQLSAALEQLTGDEIREWNVIPVLEAFQGGVPVTLLSKTLEVVLDRLPPDKIAVEFTAACFQHLSATDALLQLLIAAGMKIAYTLRYPLLAAHLFEEYRKLDPDNLEVLWNLSVFYQKAQEYDLAIAVAQSHLALAEQTIEKTFSNKLLLRALVSAGGRWEESVAAIADHRQLLATLCAEQPVDLRSGYAVRLFNSPFYFPYFSDDLRQNRTIQNQVMQFCQRNVEQYASQRIAHYRQSRAASAKVTTSDRRLKVGYVSHCMLQHSVGWLARWLLQYHDRDQVDLHGYFIINRPGDYLNDWYLSQMEHTCRMGIDCPDNPHDLADRIYADDLDILIDLDSLTLDVTCEIMALKPAPVQATWLGWDAAGISTIDYFIADPYVLPDWAQEYYPETIWRLPNTYIAVDGFEVEVPTLRRDDLGVPADAIVYLSSQSGCKRHRDTVRLQMQILKQVPNSYFFIKGFADEKSIQEFFAHIAEEEGVNPDRLRFLANTAREAEHRANLAIADVVLDTYPYNGATTTLETLWMGIPLVTRVGEQFAARNSYTMLMNVGVKAGIAWTDAEYVEWGVRLGTDATLRQQIHWQLLQSRRTAPLWNAKQFTREMEQAYKEMCQRSK
- the lptC gene encoding LPS export ABC transporter periplasmic protein LptC produces the protein MRSKSWPWVNLLTLGLLITTLTIVTGGCGNFNRAQKKLAEDTQSLEKENFDTDLTFNAVTLEEFDKQGRLWWKVKAEQASYSRDKKRAKIQKPKGEFYQDGKAILKVSADGGEIFQDGQRIFLRGNIKAVDTRDGLTMQGNELEWRPREDIVLIRNTVSGTRKNVKASAQAGKYLTRKRRLELEGKVVAEAQDPAAKFAAERVVWLVEKQKLLSDRPLQVERYENKVVSDRATAASGEMDIKTQVVTLKQTAQVSITNPPLQVSGNQVLWRIKERIISSTQPITIVNSREGFTLVGNQGDLNLNTKILNLVGNVNGSGGPRQSFVKADRLVWNLDTQAFEADGNVTYRQATPPLNVSGPKATGGIKDQQVIVSGGRVVTEFIP
- a CDS encoding LabA-like NYN domain-containing protein; translation: MLNSNHNYETNESVFTPQQVLENRGRVAIFIDGSNLFYAALQLGIEIDYTKLLCRLTAGSRLLRSFFYTGVDRTNEKQQGFLLWMRRNGYRVISKDLVQLPDGSKKANLDVEIAVDMMSLVGSYDTAVLVSGDGDLAYAVNAVSYRGVRVEVVSLRSMTSDSLINVADRYIDLDSIKEDIQKISRSYTYRPLSSIGLIDDIQED
- the metG gene encoding methionine--tRNA ligase, with protein sequence MNSQLIDNNQFAITTPLFYVNALPHVGSAYPTIAADVLARFQRLRGKPVLFVTGTDEHGQKIQRAAEAAGCPPQEHCDRVVAEFKSLWQLLEIQCDRFIRTTDPRHEAIVKEFFQRVWDQGDIYLGQQTGWYCVACEEFKEERELLEQHRCPIHPNTEAEWRDERNYFFRLSNYQSKLEQLYADQPEFIQPESRRNEVISFVSQGLQDFSISRVNVDWGIPVPSDPSHTLYVWFDALLGYVTALLEPGEKPTLENALARWWPINLHLIGKDILRFHAVYWPAMLMSAGLPLPGQVFGHGHLTKDGQKMGKSTGNTLDPFELVQQYGPDAVRYYFLKEIEFGRDGDFNQTRFVNILNADLANDLGNLLNRTLKMVHKYCDGQMPAPPKDWSDNPLVALGYDLGDRVTHSYERLAFSEACEVILTLVRSGNKYIDEQAPWSLYKQGQQEAVGHILYTVLEAVRLAAYLLAPIIPTVSTSIYRQLGFSIDFNQQSEIHQLAPFNAHARWGCLPEGQVLGDPQPVFQRLEL